The proteins below are encoded in one region of Vanessa tameamea isolate UH-Manoa-2023 chromosome Z, ilVanTame1 primary haplotype, whole genome shotgun sequence:
- the Slo2 gene encoding potassium channel subfamily T member 1: MEMSGGGESADGPSSRGSAKVNFPPDVELERRPTGTFAGAAAAAFHRGRGRSMSAWSDISRSSIRFEERVRVEYYVNENTFKERLQLYFIKNQRSSLRIRIVNLFFKILACLLYIFRVCADGDPISASCYGCKPGNKTEFEYSANLTEEEFQEHPIINWDGIVWVNRPLYLWGVQVVLAMISLAEAILLVYLGYKGNIWQQVLSFHFILEMVNTVPFALTVPFPPLRNLFIPVFLNCWLAKRSLENMFNDLHRAMQKSQSALSQQLMILCVTLLCLVFTSVCGIQHFQRAGHRHLNLFQATYFVVVTFSTVGYGDFVPDIWPSQLYMVIMIGVALVVLPTQVRNFEQLAFTWMERQKLGGSYSSHRAQSEKHVVVCSTTLHADTIMDFLNEFYAHPLLQDYYVVLLSPMELDTTMRMILQVPIWAQRVIYIQGSCLKDTDLIRARMNEAEACFILAARNYADKTAADEHTILRSWAVKDFAPIVPQYVQIFRPENKLHVKFAEFVVCEDEFKYALLANNCTCPGASTLVTLLLHTSRGQEGQQSPEEWHRLYGKCSGNEIYHIVLGDSRFFGEYEGKSFTYASFHSHRKYGVALVGVRPAELPEFYEETILLNPGPRHIMKSTDTCYYMSITKEENSAFVVSEKQTESKSNAIPKDQTTCSLLSNEKKTGDAEGGTGQQKRPDGTNVAQYDLPQVILQAPASSTPNTSPSRIYPANTVSSANLTVAGSKFGEASTPASDSRTCLKESPATDSATDSHLLLPRPDNTNFLSPDSLHCRRGSRRPSILPVPDMVTSSLNIASDNQEEGVGVDESEDELEDDVPWRSPSEKIADDATTSSMSSLGGSETRTAWRNDFTRIVKGFPPVSPFIGVSPTLCYLLKEKKPLCCLQLAQVCEHCAYRNAKEYQWQNKTIILAADYASNGIYNFIIPLRAHFRSKTSLNPIILLLERRPDVAFLDSISYFPLVYWMLGTIDCLDDLLRAGITLAENVVVVNKELSNSAEEDSLSDCNTIVAVQTMFKFFPSIKSITELSQSSNMRFMQFRAHDKYALHLSKMEKHLLLQREKERGSHISYMFRLPFAAGSVFSASMLDTLLYQAFVKDYVITFVRLLLGVDQAPGSGFLTSMKITKEDMWIRTYGRLYQKLCSTTCEIPIGIYRTQDTSLADQAHHVSMSPRSPTGWFWSRLTGLRPSRASQATGDAGPAGDGGSEGRGARSRRGTTGCLSGCYGDRTPAYSTSLADEARDNHAQQIERAEIANLVRSRIESLNLTGVDYDDVSEKRNSLSYVIINPSCDLNLQEGDIIYLVRPSPFSAQKTFERHNSRRKSNISFCSGALIQAAAAGSRRGSALGGLSSLSPRAPPLTNAKANSLSLPDSPTIITDFRGRSNSLRVVDDILLRRSNSLRQGLGTPASSRRRKSSLEEIGISHFNSLLQHQQQQQNANAIKIALNGSIGLEVTPPDEGPMDRFGYQDMAAALPSTSAGSGLPPTPDPQHLQGTIV, from the exons TTACGGATGTAAGCCCGGAAACAAGACCGAGTTCGAATACTCCGCAAACCTCACCGAAGAGGAGTTTCAAGAGCATCCGATCATCAACTGGGACGGGATAGTATGGGTGAACCGACCGCTATATCTCTGGGGGGTGCAGGTCGTACTCGCAATGATTTCCTTGGCCGAAGCTATATTGCTGGTCTATCTCGGATACAAG GGCAACATCTGGCAACAGGTATTATCATTCCATTTTATATTGGAGATGGTGAACACGGTGCCATTTGCTCTCACC GTACCATTCCCACCActtcgaaatttatttataccagTATTTCTGAACTGCTGGCTCGCTAAGAGGTCTCTTGAAAATATGTTT AACGATTTACATCGAGCGATGCAAAAGTCCCAGTCTGCTCTATCTCAGCAACTCATGATACTGTGTGTCACGCTGCTATGCTTAGTGTTTACTAg CGTATGCGGTATCCAACATTTTCAACGCGCTGGCCATCGACACCTCAACCTGTTCCAAGCCACATACTTCGTGGTCGTGACATTCTCAACTGTGGGCTATGGAGATTTTGTACCGGATATCTGGCCATCCCAGCTGTATATGGTCATAATGATTGGTGTCGCACTTGTTGTTTTGCCCACGCAGGTTCGGAAT TTTGAACAATTGGCATTCACCTGGATGGAAAGGCAGAAGCTCGGTGGTTCTTACTCATCTCACCGCGCACAGTCAGAGAAACACGTGGTAGTTTGCTCGACAACGCTCCATGCCGACACAATTATGGATTTCCTGAATGAATTTTATGCTCATCCTCTACTTCAGGATTACTACGTTGTTCTGCTTTCACCAATGGAGCTGGATACAACCATGCGAATGATTCTGcag GTTCCGATTTGGGCTCAAcgtgttatttatatacaaggTTCATGTTTGAAGGACACTGATCTGATTCGAGCGCGTATGAACGAGGCCGAGGCTTGTTTTATATTAGCTGCTAGAAATTACGCTGACAAAACTGCTGCCGACGAGCATACGATTCTCag ATCCTGGGCGGTAAAAGATTTTGCCCCGATCGTCCCCCAATACGTACAAATTTTCCGGCCGGAGAATAAACTACACGTTAAGTTTGCGGAGTTTGTGGTTTGCGAGGATGAGTTCAAATATGCACTTCTCGCCAACAACTGCACTTGCCCCGGTGCATCAACTCTCGTTACACTGCTCCTGCACACGAGCCGCGGACA AGAAGGTCAACAATCACCAGAGGAATGGCATCGTCTTTATGGCAAATGCTCTGGCAATGAAATCTACCATATCGTACTAGGTGATAGTCGATTCTTTGGTGAATATGAAGGGAAAAGCTTTACTTATGCCAGTTTTCACTCACACCGAAA ATATGGTGTAGCTTTAGTTGGAGTTCGTCCAGCAGAGCTGCCTGAATTTTATGAAGAAACCATACTCTTGAATCCAGGCCCACGACACATCATGAAAAGCACCGACACGTGCTACTACATGAGCATCACGAAGGAAGAAAACTCTGCTTTCGTAGTATCTGAAAAACAGACTGAAAGCAAATCCAATGCTATACCAAAAGATCAAACTACATGTAGTCTCCTCTCTAACGAAAAGAAGACTGGAGATGCGGAAGGCGGCACCGGACAGCAGAAAAGACCAGACGGTACTAATGTGGCTCAGTACGACCTCCCACAAGTGATACTACAAGCTCCCGCGAGTTCCACACCAAATACATCGCCATCACGCATCTACCCAGCTAATACTGTATCATCCGCTAATTTAACTGTTGCTGGCT CGAAATTTGGAGAAGCATCAACACCGGCATCAGACTCACGCACCTGTCTCAAAGAATCTCCGGCTACAGATAGCGCAACCGATAGTCACCTCTTACTTCCTCGACCTGATAACACCAACTTTTTGAGTCCCGATAGTCTCCATTGCCGACGAG GTAGTAGAAGACCATCGATACTTCCGGTACCGGATATGGTAACGAGCAGCCTAAACATTGCATCTGATAATCAAGAGGAAGGAGTTGGAGTTGACGAAAGTGAAGATGAACTGGAGGATGACGTCCCCTGGCGCTCTCCTTCCGAAAAGATTGC TGACGACGCAACTACGAGCTCCATGTCCTCGCTGGGGGGGAGTGAAACACGCACTGCTTGGCGCAACGATTTCACCAG GATCGTGAAAGGCTTCCCTCCAGTGTCACCGTTCATAGGAGTAAGCCCAACGTTGTGCTACTTGCTGAAGGAAAAGAAACCTCTGTGTTGCCTTCAACTGGCTCAAGTGTGCGAACATTGCGCTTACCGTAACGCAAAGGAATACCAATGGCAAAATAAGACAATAATTCTTGCTGCCGATTACGCCTCCAATGGAatctataactttattattcCACTGCGCGCACATTTCAGGTCAAAAACTTCACTCAATCCTATAATCCTCCTGCTGGAACGCCGACCTGATGTCGCTTTCCTTGATTCCATTTCTTACTTTCCATTGGTCTATTGGATGCTCGGTACTATTGATTG CCTAGATGATCTTCTGCGCGCAGGTATAACTTTAGCTGAGAACGTGGTGGTTGTTAACAAAGAATTATCTAATTCAGCCGAAGAGGACAGTCTCTCTGACTGCAACACCATAGTGGCAGTTCAAACAATGTTCAA ATTCTTTCCATCAATTAAATCTATAACGGAACTATCTCAATCATCAAACATGCGATTTATGCAATTCAGAGCTCACGATAAATACGCGTTGCATCTTTCGAAGATGGAAAAG CATCTTTTATTGCAGCGCGAAAAAGAAAGAGGGTCCCATATCTCCTACATGTTCCGACTTCCCTTTGCTGCTGGTTCTGTTTTTTCCGCGTCTATGTTGGATACGCTTCTATATCAGGCATTCGTAAAAGATTACGTCATAACTTTTGTGAGACTCTTGTTGGGCGTTGATCAGGCTCCAGGATCAGGATTTCTTACTTCT ATGAAAATAACAAAGGAGGATATGTGGATACGTACATATGGTCGGCTATATCAAAAGTTATGTTCTACCACATGCGAAATCCCGATCGGGATTTATCGCACTCAGGATACGAGCTTAGCTGATCAAGCGCACCACGTGAGTATGTCGCCACGGAGCCCGACTGGGTGGTTTTGGTCACGCCTCACGGGATTGCGACCATCGCGAGCATCG CAGGCGACGGGGGATGCTGGGCCGGCAGGAGACGGTGGGTCGGAAGGAAGGGGAGCCCGATCGCGCCGGGGAACCACGGGTTGTCTCAGCGGCTGCTACGGAGACCGCACTCCAGCG tatTCAACAAGTTTGGCTGACGAAGCTCGAGATAACCATGCACAGCAAATTGAGAGAGCAGAAATTGCTAATCTTGTACGATCTAGAATTGAGTCATTAAACTTGACTGGAGTCGATTATGACGACGTTAGCGAGAAACGAAACAGTCTCTCATACGTTATCATAAATCCAAGCTGCGACCTCAACTTGCAAGAAGGCGACATCAT ATATTTGGTGCGCCCTTCACCATTCTCAGCGCAAAAGACGTTTGAACGTCATAACAGCCGACGCAAGTCCAACATAAGTTTCTGCTCTGGTGCACTTATTCAGGCTGCTGCAGCGGGCAGTCGTCGTGGATCAGCACTTGGAGGCCTTTCAAGCCTTTCGCCACGAGCACCGCCGTTGACAAATGCGAAGGCGAACTCCCTCTCTCTTCCTGATAGCCCCACTATCATTACTGACTTTCGTGGGCGTTCAAATTCCCTTCGAGTAGTAGACGACATCTTGCTGCGTCGATCCAACTCCCTGCGACAGGGACTGGGTACGCCTGCTAGTTCTCGTCGCCGGAAGAGCAGCCTGGAAGAAATCGGAATCTCACACTTTAATTCACTTCTTCAACACCAGCAACAACAGCAGAATGCGAATGCTATTAAGATTGCTCTCAATGGAAGCATTGGTCTGGAGGTGACACCACCAGATGAGGGTCCCATGGATCGATTTGGATATCAAGATATGGCAGCGGCTCTTCCCTCTACATCGGCGGGATCTGGCTTGCCACCTACCCCAGACCCCCAACACCTTCAGGGTACGATCGTATGA